From the genome of Plectropomus leopardus isolate mb chromosome 13, YSFRI_Pleo_2.0, whole genome shotgun sequence, one region includes:
- the wdr44 gene encoding WD repeat-containing protein 44 isoform X1 — protein sequence MASDTSDTEEFYDAPEDVNFTPSPKVSPAKFVIPSPQLSQTSGNAAQDVSCGGAASETQQDDSLLIIDSIIEESQKGSASDVAEVDQLLDQLHVDVRAEPEPKEENNAQEVPVELAAPAVEPLPVERPDEQQESAATNGACSIPAPEPADFPGPSAGSQEGVQPPDITSTVRLSQPDGAVGGAEGEQEQRPADILDQVPLTDRPADLDSGPTKPPRQFTVEPDIVASTKKPPPLRPPPPAGGPPPRPPPPSWQTLPSKKSQECLRPSGLEVSAVSVEALEPSGLVSPSSTVRCLTKELQHSLDLASATSGDKVVTAQENEDEQASSQSGGQTPGPQRPRSNSGRELTDEEILASVMIKNLDTGEEIPLIQAEEKLPAGINPLTLHIMRRTKEYITNDAAQSDDDEKAQAPLADTDGGKLKQKTTQFKKFLGKSVKKAKHLAEEYGEKAVNKVKSVRDEVFHTDQDDPSSSDDEGMPYTRPAKFKAAHSFKGPFDFDQIKVVQDLSGEHMGAVWTMKFSHCGRLLATAGQDNVVRIWVLKTAFDYFNNMRLKYNTEGRVSPSPSQESLCSSKSDDPGASCAPEDPDTEDRNAPFRQVPFCKYKGHTADLLDLSWSKNFFLLSSSMDKTVRLWHISRRECLCCFQHIDFVTAIAFHPRDDRYFLSGSLDGKLRLWNIPDKKVALWNEVDGQTRLITAANFCQNGKYAVIGTYDGRCIFYDTERLKYHTQIHVRSTRGRNKVGRKITGIEPLPGENKILVTSNDSRIRLYDLRDLSLSMKYKGYVNSSSQIKASFSHDYSFIVSGSEDKYVYIWSTYHDLSKFTSVRRDRNDFWEGIKAHNAVVTSAIFAPHPGLIVPQEAGADKPEAECKSLDSTDSETIPSGALKTDHTEVLLSADFTGAIKVFINVKKY from the exons ATGGCGTCAGATACAAGTGACACCGAGGAATTCTATGATGCTCCCGAGGACGTAAATTTCACTCCATCTCCCAAAGT gtCACCTGCAAAGTTTGTCATTCCTTCGCCTCAG CTTTCACAGACATCTGGAAACGCTGCACAAGATGTGAGCTGTGGAGGTGCTGCTTCTGAGACTCAGCAAGATGATTCCCTACTG ATCATTGATAGCATCATTGAGGAGAGTCAAAAGGGAAGTGCCAGCGATGTGGCTGAGGTGGATCAGCTGTTAGATCAGCTCCATGTTGATGTAAGAGCAGAGCCAGAGCCAAAGGAAGAGAATAATGCTCAGGAAGTTCCTGTGGAGCTCGCGGCACCAGCTGTGGAACCTCTGCCTGTCGAGAGACCGGACGAGCAACAGGAAAGTGCAGCCACAAACGGAGCTTGCTCTATACCTGCCCCTGAACCTGCAGATTTCCCAGGGCCGTCCGCTGGGTCCCAAGAAGGCGTTCAGCCCCCGGACATCACCAGCACTGTAAGACTGAGTCAGCCTGATGGGGCGGTTGGGGGTGCAGAAGGGGAGCAGGAGCAGAGACCTGCAGATATCTTAGACCAGGTCCCACTGACAGACAGGCCCGCTGACTTGGACTCTGGGCCTACAAAACCCCCACGGCAATTCACAGTTGAACCGGACATTGTAGCCAGCACCAAGAAGCCTCCTCCCTTACGCCCACCACCTCCCGCCGGAGGTCCTCCACCGAGACCGCCTCCTCCGTCTTGGCAGACTCTACCGTCCAAGAAGTCTCAGGAGTGTCTGAGACCAAGTGGACTGGAAG TTTCTGCAGTCAGCGTGGAGGCTCTGGAGCCCTCTGGCCTGGTGTCTCCCAGCAGCACAGTGAGGTGTCTAACCAAAGAGCTGCAGCATTCCTTGGATCTGGCCAGTGCCACCAGTGGGGATAAAGTGGTGACAGCACAG gaaAATGAGGATGAACAGGCCTCGTCTCAGAGCGGAGGACAAACTCCAGGCCCTCAGCGTCCACGTTCCAACTCTGGTAGAGAACTGACAGACGAA GAAATCCTGGCCAGTGTGATGATCAAAAATTTGGACACTGGGGAAGAGATCCCTTTAATCCAGGCAGAGGAGAAACTTCCTGCAGGGATTAACCCCCTCACTCTGCACATCATGAGGAGGACAAAGGAGTATATCAc gaATGACGCGGCTCAGTCAGATGACGACGAAAAGGCTCAGGCTCCACTGGCAGACACAGATGGTGGTAAACTAAAACAGAAAAC AACACAGTTTAAGAAATTCCTTGGCAAGTCTGTGAAGAAAGCAAAGCATCTTGCCGAGGAATATGGAGAGAAGGCGGTCAACAAAGTGAAAAGTGTGCGtgatgaag TGTTCCATACAGATCAAGACGATCCATCATCAAGTGACGATGAGGGCATGCCTTACACCAGACCTGCCAAATTCAAGGCAGCACACAGCTTCAAGGGTCCGTTTGACTTTGATCAGATTAAAGTTGTGCAGGACCTGAGTGGAGAGCACATG GGGGCCGTTTGGACGATGAAGTTCTCTCACTGTGGGAGGCTGCTGGCAACAGCGGGCCAAGATAATGTGGTTCGCATCTGGGTCCTGAAGACTGCCTTTGACTACTTTAATAACATGAGATTAAAGTACAACACTGAAG GTCGAGTTTCACCTTCACCTTCTCAGGAAAGTTTATGCTCCTCTAAATCTGATGATCCCGGC GCAAGTTGTGCTCCGGAGGACCCAGACACAGAAGATAGGAATGCTCCTTTCCGTCAAGTCCCTTTCTGCAAGTATAAAGGTCATACGGCTGATCTGCTGGACTTGTCTTGGTCAAAG AACTTCTTCCTGCTCTCCTCTTCCATGGATAAAACAGTCCGATTGTGGCACATATCCAGGAGAGAGtgtctctgctgctttcagcaCATTGATTTTGTCACAGCCATTGCTTTCCATCCCAGA GATGACAGATACTTTTTAAGCGGCTCTCTGGATGGAAAGCTAAGACTCTGGAACATTCCCGACAAGAAGGTGGCGCTGTGGAACGAGGTGGACGGCCAAACACGTCTCATCACGGCAGCTAACTTTTGCCAAAATGGAAAGTACGCCGTCATTGGCACCTACGACGGCCGGTGCATCTTCTATGATACAGAG CGTCTGAAATATCACACTCAAATTCACGTGAGGTCCACCAGAGGCAGGAACAAAGTTGGACGTAAAATCACTGGCATTGAACCTCTACCTGGAGAGAATAAG ATTTTGGTGACCTCAAATGATTCCCGCATTCGCCTTTATGACCTGAGGGACTTGTCTTTATCCATGAAATACAAAGGTTATGTGAACAGCAGCAGCCAGATCAAGGCCAGCTTCAG TCACGACTACTCCTTCATAGTCAGCGGCTCAGAGGATAAGTATGTGTACATCTGGAGCACTTACCACGACCTGAGCAAATTCACATCTGTACGACGGGACCGCAATGACTTCTGGGAAGGAATTAAAG CACACAACGCAGTGGTCACCTCAGCGATTTTTGCACCGCACCCCGGCCTTATTGTTCCACAAGAAGCTGGCGCAGACAAACCAGAGGCAGAGTGTAAGAGCCTGGACTCCACAGACTCTGAAACGATACCCTCAG GAGCCCTAAAGACAGATCACACAGAGGTTCTACTCTCCGCTGACTTCACTGGAGCCATCAAGGTTTTCATCAACGTAAAAAAGTACTGA
- the wdr44 gene encoding WD repeat-containing protein 44 isoform X2 yields the protein MASDTSDTEEFYDAPEDVNFTPSPKVSPAKFVIPSPQLSQTSGNAAQDVSCGGAASETQQDDSLLIIDSIIEESQKGSASDVAEVDQLLDQLHVDVRAEPEPKEENNAQEVPVELAAPAVEPLPVERPDEQQESAATNGACSIPAPEPADFPGPSAGSQEGVQPPDITSTVRLSQPDGAVGGAEGEQEQRPADILDQVPLTDRPADLDSGPTKPPRQFTVEPDIVASTKKPPPLRPPPPAGGPPPRPPPPSWQTLPSKKSQECLRPSGLEVSVEALEPSGLVSPSSTVRCLTKELQHSLDLASATSGDKVVTAQENEDEQASSQSGGQTPGPQRPRSNSGRELTDEEILASVMIKNLDTGEEIPLIQAEEKLPAGINPLTLHIMRRTKEYITNDAAQSDDDEKAQAPLADTDGGKLKQKTTQFKKFLGKSVKKAKHLAEEYGEKAVNKVKSVRDEVFHTDQDDPSSSDDEGMPYTRPAKFKAAHSFKGPFDFDQIKVVQDLSGEHMGAVWTMKFSHCGRLLATAGQDNVVRIWVLKTAFDYFNNMRLKYNTEGRVSPSPSQESLCSSKSDDPGASCAPEDPDTEDRNAPFRQVPFCKYKGHTADLLDLSWSKNFFLLSSSMDKTVRLWHISRRECLCCFQHIDFVTAIAFHPRDDRYFLSGSLDGKLRLWNIPDKKVALWNEVDGQTRLITAANFCQNGKYAVIGTYDGRCIFYDTERLKYHTQIHVRSTRGRNKVGRKITGIEPLPGENKILVTSNDSRIRLYDLRDLSLSMKYKGYVNSSSQIKASFSHDYSFIVSGSEDKYVYIWSTYHDLSKFTSVRRDRNDFWEGIKAHNAVVTSAIFAPHPGLIVPQEAGADKPEAECKSLDSTDSETIPSGALKTDHTEVLLSADFTGAIKVFINVKKY from the exons ATGGCGTCAGATACAAGTGACACCGAGGAATTCTATGATGCTCCCGAGGACGTAAATTTCACTCCATCTCCCAAAGT gtCACCTGCAAAGTTTGTCATTCCTTCGCCTCAG CTTTCACAGACATCTGGAAACGCTGCACAAGATGTGAGCTGTGGAGGTGCTGCTTCTGAGACTCAGCAAGATGATTCCCTACTG ATCATTGATAGCATCATTGAGGAGAGTCAAAAGGGAAGTGCCAGCGATGTGGCTGAGGTGGATCAGCTGTTAGATCAGCTCCATGTTGATGTAAGAGCAGAGCCAGAGCCAAAGGAAGAGAATAATGCTCAGGAAGTTCCTGTGGAGCTCGCGGCACCAGCTGTGGAACCTCTGCCTGTCGAGAGACCGGACGAGCAACAGGAAAGTGCAGCCACAAACGGAGCTTGCTCTATACCTGCCCCTGAACCTGCAGATTTCCCAGGGCCGTCCGCTGGGTCCCAAGAAGGCGTTCAGCCCCCGGACATCACCAGCACTGTAAGACTGAGTCAGCCTGATGGGGCGGTTGGGGGTGCAGAAGGGGAGCAGGAGCAGAGACCTGCAGATATCTTAGACCAGGTCCCACTGACAGACAGGCCCGCTGACTTGGACTCTGGGCCTACAAAACCCCCACGGCAATTCACAGTTGAACCGGACATTGTAGCCAGCACCAAGAAGCCTCCTCCCTTACGCCCACCACCTCCCGCCGGAGGTCCTCCACCGAGACCGCCTCCTCCGTCTTGGCAGACTCTACCGTCCAAGAAGTCTCAGGAGTGTCTGAGACCAAGTGGACTGGAAG TCAGCGTGGAGGCTCTGGAGCCCTCTGGCCTGGTGTCTCCCAGCAGCACAGTGAGGTGTCTAACCAAAGAGCTGCAGCATTCCTTGGATCTGGCCAGTGCCACCAGTGGGGATAAAGTGGTGACAGCACAG gaaAATGAGGATGAACAGGCCTCGTCTCAGAGCGGAGGACAAACTCCAGGCCCTCAGCGTCCACGTTCCAACTCTGGTAGAGAACTGACAGACGAA GAAATCCTGGCCAGTGTGATGATCAAAAATTTGGACACTGGGGAAGAGATCCCTTTAATCCAGGCAGAGGAGAAACTTCCTGCAGGGATTAACCCCCTCACTCTGCACATCATGAGGAGGACAAAGGAGTATATCAc gaATGACGCGGCTCAGTCAGATGACGACGAAAAGGCTCAGGCTCCACTGGCAGACACAGATGGTGGTAAACTAAAACAGAAAAC AACACAGTTTAAGAAATTCCTTGGCAAGTCTGTGAAGAAAGCAAAGCATCTTGCCGAGGAATATGGAGAGAAGGCGGTCAACAAAGTGAAAAGTGTGCGtgatgaag TGTTCCATACAGATCAAGACGATCCATCATCAAGTGACGATGAGGGCATGCCTTACACCAGACCTGCCAAATTCAAGGCAGCACACAGCTTCAAGGGTCCGTTTGACTTTGATCAGATTAAAGTTGTGCAGGACCTGAGTGGAGAGCACATG GGGGCCGTTTGGACGATGAAGTTCTCTCACTGTGGGAGGCTGCTGGCAACAGCGGGCCAAGATAATGTGGTTCGCATCTGGGTCCTGAAGACTGCCTTTGACTACTTTAATAACATGAGATTAAAGTACAACACTGAAG GTCGAGTTTCACCTTCACCTTCTCAGGAAAGTTTATGCTCCTCTAAATCTGATGATCCCGGC GCAAGTTGTGCTCCGGAGGACCCAGACACAGAAGATAGGAATGCTCCTTTCCGTCAAGTCCCTTTCTGCAAGTATAAAGGTCATACGGCTGATCTGCTGGACTTGTCTTGGTCAAAG AACTTCTTCCTGCTCTCCTCTTCCATGGATAAAACAGTCCGATTGTGGCACATATCCAGGAGAGAGtgtctctgctgctttcagcaCATTGATTTTGTCACAGCCATTGCTTTCCATCCCAGA GATGACAGATACTTTTTAAGCGGCTCTCTGGATGGAAAGCTAAGACTCTGGAACATTCCCGACAAGAAGGTGGCGCTGTGGAACGAGGTGGACGGCCAAACACGTCTCATCACGGCAGCTAACTTTTGCCAAAATGGAAAGTACGCCGTCATTGGCACCTACGACGGCCGGTGCATCTTCTATGATACAGAG CGTCTGAAATATCACACTCAAATTCACGTGAGGTCCACCAGAGGCAGGAACAAAGTTGGACGTAAAATCACTGGCATTGAACCTCTACCTGGAGAGAATAAG ATTTTGGTGACCTCAAATGATTCCCGCATTCGCCTTTATGACCTGAGGGACTTGTCTTTATCCATGAAATACAAAGGTTATGTGAACAGCAGCAGCCAGATCAAGGCCAGCTTCAG TCACGACTACTCCTTCATAGTCAGCGGCTCAGAGGATAAGTATGTGTACATCTGGAGCACTTACCACGACCTGAGCAAATTCACATCTGTACGACGGGACCGCAATGACTTCTGGGAAGGAATTAAAG CACACAACGCAGTGGTCACCTCAGCGATTTTTGCACCGCACCCCGGCCTTATTGTTCCACAAGAAGCTGGCGCAGACAAACCAGAGGCAGAGTGTAAGAGCCTGGACTCCACAGACTCTGAAACGATACCCTCAG GAGCCCTAAAGACAGATCACACAGAGGTTCTACTCTCCGCTGACTTCACTGGAGCCATCAAGGTTTTCATCAACGTAAAAAAGTACTGA